In Paenibacillus larvae subsp. larvae, the following proteins share a genomic window:
- the plsY gene encoding glycerol-3-phosphate 1-O-acyltransferase PlsY — translation MLAAAAIIISYFIGSISFSFLIGKWVRGIDIRKHGSGNAGATNTLRVLGKKPAIAVLALDVLKAIFAVLIGKWLNTYDHEWVPVWCGLAAIIGHNWPIYFGFRGGKGIATTIGVTATLCFFPALYAGIIAIASIFFTRYVSLGSLLFTTLLPLFVWGMGRPPEIVWASLIVCVFAFVRHRTNIVKLIQGRENKIGSK, via the coding sequence TTGCTTGCAGCGGCAGCGATAATTATTAGTTATTTTATTGGCTCAATCAGTTTCAGCTTTTTGATCGGCAAATGGGTAAGGGGCATCGACATCCGCAAGCACGGAAGCGGAAATGCGGGGGCTACAAATACTTTACGGGTACTTGGGAAAAAACCTGCTATTGCTGTTCTTGCCCTGGATGTACTGAAGGCCATTTTTGCGGTTTTGATCGGTAAGTGGCTAAATACGTACGATCATGAGTGGGTACCAGTATGGTGTGGACTAGCCGCCATTATTGGCCATAACTGGCCTATTTATTTTGGTTTCCGGGGTGGCAAAGGAATCGCAACTACAATTGGTGTTACGGCAACTCTTTGTTTCTTTCCGGCTCTTTATGCCGGCATAATAGCCATAGCTTCCATCTTTTTTACCCGGTATGTTTCGCTCGGTTCCCTATTGTTTACAACACTTCTTCCATTATTTGTTTGGGGAATGGGGCGGCCGCCGGAGATTGTTTGGGCCAGTCTGATTGTTTGCGTTTTTGCCTTTGTGCGCCACCGTACAAACATAGTGAAGCTGATTCAAGGCAGGGAAAATAAAATTGGCTCCAAATAA
- a CDS encoding stage VI sporulation protein F: MAGKDMSKDVLNVVKKKTGKSVSSQDINRLASGVKSSTMKDEAQLRELIRQVSALVHVEVSEKTTNEIISAIKNSKLDENNIQSLMSMMMGKQ, encoded by the coding sequence ATGGCAGGTAAAGATATGTCCAAAGATGTGTTGAATGTCGTAAAGAAAAAGACTGGGAAATCCGTAAGCTCCCAAGATATCAATAGGCTGGCGAGCGGAGTTAAGTCTTCTACAATGAAGGATGAAGCGCAACTCAGAGAGCTGATCAGGCAAGTCTCAGCATTAGTTCATGTAGAAGTGTCCGAGAAGACGACAAATGAAATCATATCGGCAATAAAAAACAGCAAGCTGGATGAGAACAACATTCAGAGCCTGATGAGCATGATGATGGGGAAACAGTAA
- a CDS encoding 2Fe-2S iron-sulfur cluster-binding protein, with protein MVTLKTRAMQKDIEPVPGETLLQLAIRNKMDWGHNCKRGTCARCRCFIQEGAALLEDSTEAEELRLEPEEIEQAYRLACQAVIKDEGRLIAVHKPYFFF; from the coding sequence ATGGTTACACTAAAGACACGCGCCATGCAAAAAGATATTGAACCGGTTCCTGGGGAGACTTTGCTGCAGCTGGCTATCCGGAATAAAATGGATTGGGGTCATAATTGCAAAAGGGGTACCTGCGCCCGCTGCCGGTGTTTTATTCAGGAAGGGGCGGCACTTCTTGAGGATTCCACGGAAGCAGAGGAATTAAGACTGGAACCTGAGGAAATTGAACAAGCATACCGTCTGGCTTGTCAAGCTGTTATAAAGGATGAAGGACGCCTGATTGCCGTACATAAGCCTTATTTCTTTTTTTAG